The Porphyrobacter sp. HT-58-2 genome has a window encoding:
- a CDS encoding class I adenylate-forming enzyme family protein, protein MSQIDPVFAAVTAPGTPFELVERDGLLQFANAAPDLALMIDSARRHGDKTFLVDFSSDGSERRLTFEQVFVWRDELAPMLGIRRGDRVAICMRNRAEWIVAFMAVIKAGGVAALLNSRGSPAELVAMIDEVTPQVVLADSRRAALIREGGYQGRMLDLTRPFGEAEIARRAAAPVEPTLATPLDPAAILFTSGTTGRVKGAVLTHRSLITGLMLMQLSGAMVLHNMARAHGMEPAQLVAAMPQQAVLLVYPLFHISGLGAAFLSPLFAGSKVVIMRRWDAEEAARLIAAEKITMFSAVPTMLWDLLHRAKPGEADLSSLRNIASGGQALPVNLLDAIREACPQAVMGTGYGMTEASGSLAQAVGEDFLRKRSSAGRVLPLAQVRIVAPDGTVQPTGASGEIQLKGAMVMAGYWNRPEDTAAAFTEDGWLRTGDVGYIDEEGYIFIVDRVKDMVISGGENIYCAEVERVLGELGGVGECAAFGIPDERLGELLVAVVRGEGLTEAQVKAWVGERLARYKAPGHVAIVSEPLPRNHVGKVDKIVLRAAWPKLYGEQ, encoded by the coding sequence ATGAGCCAGATCGATCCCGTCTTTGCCGCTGTCACCGCGCCGGGCACGCCGTTCGAACTGGTCGAGCGCGACGGCCTGCTGCAATTCGCCAACGCCGCGCCCGATCTGGCGCTGATGATCGATTCCGCCCGGCGGCACGGCGACAAGACCTTCCTCGTCGATTTTTCCTCCGACGGCAGCGAGCGGCGGCTGACTTTCGAACAGGTTTTCGTCTGGCGTGACGAGCTGGCCCCGATGCTCGGCATCAGGCGCGGTGATCGCGTGGCGATCTGCATGCGGAACCGCGCGGAATGGATCGTCGCCTTCATGGCAGTGATCAAGGCGGGCGGGGTGGCAGCACTGCTCAACAGCCGCGGCTCTCCGGCCGAGCTGGTGGCGATGATCGACGAGGTGACGCCGCAAGTGGTGCTGGCGGACAGCCGCCGCGCCGCGCTGATACGCGAGGGCGGTTATCAAGGGCGGATGCTCGACCTGACCCGGCCGTTCGGCGAAGCGGAAATCGCCCGCCGCGCCGCCGCGCCAGTAGAGCCGACCCTTGCGACGCCGCTCGATCCGGCCGCGATCCTGTTCACCTCGGGGACCACAGGCCGCGTCAAGGGCGCGGTGCTGACCCATCGCAGCCTGATCACCGGGCTGATGCTGATGCAGCTGTCGGGTGCGATGGTGCTGCACAACATGGCCCGCGCACACGGAATGGAGCCTGCGCAGCTGGTCGCCGCGATGCCGCAACAGGCGGTGCTGCTGGTCTATCCGCTGTTTCATATCTCGGGCCTTGGCGCGGCTTTCCTGTCGCCGCTGTTCGCCGGCTCCAAGGTCGTGATCATGCGCCGCTGGGACGCGGAAGAAGCAGCGCGCCTGATCGCGGCGGAGAAGATCACCATGTTCTCCGCGGTGCCGACGATGCTGTGGGATCTGCTCCACCGCGCAAAGCCGGGCGAGGCTGATCTCAGCTCGCTGCGCAACATCGCCTCGGGCGGGCAGGCGCTGCCGGTCAACCTGCTCGATGCGATCCGCGAGGCCTGTCCGCAGGCGGTGATGGGCACCGGCTACGGTATGACCGAGGCTTCTGGCTCACTCGCCCAGGCGGTGGGCGAGGACTTCCTGAGAAAACGCTCGTCTGCCGGGCGGGTGCTGCCGCTGGCGCAGGTGCGAATCGTCGCGCCGGATGGGACGGTTCAACCGACCGGCGCAAGCGGCGAAATCCAGCTCAAGGGCGCGATGGTGATGGCCGGATATTGGAACCGGCCCGAAGACACCGCTGCCGCCTTCACCGAGGATGGCTGGCTGCGCACCGGCGATGTCGGCTACATCGACGAGGAAGGCTACATCTTCATCGTCGACCGGGTGAAGGACATGGTCATCTCGGGCGGCGAGAACATCTACTGCGCCGAGGTTGAACGCGTGCTGGGCGAACTCGGTGGAGTCGGCGAATGCGCGGCCTTCGGCATCCCGGACGAACGGCTCGGCGAATTGCTGGTCGCGGTGGTGCGCGGTGAAGGGCTGACGGAAGCGCAAGTCAAGGCCTGGGTCGGCGAACGGCTGGCGCGCTACAAGGCACCCGGCCACGTTGCGATCGTGAGCGAGCCGTTACCGCGCAATCACGTCGGCAAGGTCGACAAGATCGTCCTGCGCGCCGCCTGGCCGAAGCTTTACGGAGAGCAATGA
- a CDS encoding Rieske 2Fe-2S domain-containing protein: protein MTDTATDARTAPVAVWQVLEKMSKEEREAWRVADIANRRPAAERNLDIGYPFGWYPFMLGRDLAVGEVKPARYFGRDLAVWRGEDGQARMMDAYCKHLGAHMGHGGKVHGNLLECPFHAWRYDGEEGVVKEIPYAKAIPPQVKRKCTRTWHIREANQWLWVWYHPEDAAPIYDVVELPEASDPDWTPYDIVEWKIFGSIQNMAENGVDFAHFKFIHGTAELPTAEMEWGEWDRASVVRAKMGTPKGMVDGAITSAAMGPGQAWVRFTGICETLLVACIIPVEQDELQVIYCYTQPRAQAEGPMAGVARAIIRDVNKQLDQDKVVWDRMRYEPHPIICDGDGPIPHFRKFYARFYAAGDGVPASQRS, encoded by the coding sequence ATGACTGATACCGCAACCGATGCCCGCACCGCGCCTGTGGCCGTGTGGCAGGTGCTCGAGAAGATGAGCAAGGAGGAGCGCGAGGCGTGGCGCGTGGCGGATATCGCCAACCGTCGCCCGGCCGCCGAGCGCAATCTCGACATCGGCTATCCGTTCGGCTGGTATCCCTTCATGCTCGGCCGCGATCTGGCGGTAGGCGAGGTCAAGCCAGCGCGCTATTTCGGGCGCGATCTGGCGGTCTGGCGCGGCGAAGACGGGCAGGCGCGCATGATGGACGCCTATTGCAAGCACCTCGGCGCGCATATGGGCCACGGCGGCAAGGTGCACGGCAACCTGCTCGAATGCCCGTTCCACGCTTGGCGCTATGACGGCGAGGAAGGGGTGGTCAAGGAGATTCCCTACGCCAAGGCGATCCCTCCGCAGGTCAAGCGCAAGTGTACCCGCACCTGGCACATCCGCGAAGCCAACCAGTGGCTGTGGGTCTGGTATCACCCCGAAGATGCAGCGCCGATCTACGACGTGGTCGAACTGCCCGAAGCCAGCGATCCCGACTGGACGCCCTACGACATCGTCGAATGGAAGATCTTCGGCTCGATCCAGAACATGGCCGAGAACGGGGTCGATTTCGCCCACTTCAAGTTCATCCACGGGACCGCCGAACTGCCCACCGCCGAGATGGAATGGGGCGAGTGGGACCGCGCTTCGGTAGTGCGGGCCAAGATGGGCACCCCCAAGGGCATGGTCGACGGGGCGATCACCAGCGCCGCGATGGGGCCGGGGCAGGCCTGGGTGCGTTTCACCGGCATCTGCGAGACCCTGCTGGTCGCCTGCATCATCCCGGTCGAGCAGGACGAGCTGCAGGTGATCTACTGCTACACCCAGCCGCGCGCGCAGGCCGAGGGGCCGATGGCAGGGGTCGCCCGCGCGATCATCCGCGACGTCAACAAGCAGCTCGATCAGGACAAGGTGGTGTGGGACCGGATGCGCTACGAACCCCATCCGATCATCTGCGACGGCGATGGCCCGATCCCGCATTTCCGCAAGTTCTATGCGCGCTTCTACGCCGCCGGTGACGGGGTTCCGGCCTCGCAGCGCAGCTGA
- a CDS encoding EthD domain-containing protein, whose translation MEKLVCLLWAEAGVDRERFNAGLLERLPTALADAGASRIRLNVEDAGVAAGAPLRQSRGPRQHDAVVQFWVPSANHLLRQDIDDVLDSLCVSWHGWVVAESIIIANTAHPPVRGERTRGWAQMAFLTLPARLGREDWLEIWQDHHTLVAIETQANFEYVQNVVVRAITLGAPPYVAIVEECFEQAALTDPFAFFDAAGDPQRFKANLDRMMASCDRFIDRGTIDVIPTGQYSF comes from the coding sequence ATGGAGAAGCTCGTCTGTCTCCTGTGGGCCGAAGCGGGGGTGGATCGCGAGCGGTTCAACGCCGGGCTGCTCGAACGCCTGCCAACGGCGCTGGCCGATGCCGGAGCCAGCCGCATCCGCCTCAATGTCGAGGACGCGGGGGTCGCTGCGGGAGCGCCGCTGCGTCAGTCACGCGGCCCGCGCCAGCATGATGCGGTGGTGCAGTTCTGGGTGCCATCTGCCAACCATCTGCTGCGGCAAGACATCGATGACGTGCTCGATAGCCTCTGCGTGTCATGGCATGGTTGGGTGGTGGCGGAATCGATCATCATCGCCAATACGGCCCACCCTCCGGTGCGCGGCGAGCGGACGCGCGGATGGGCGCAGATGGCCTTTCTGACCTTGCCCGCAAGGCTCGGGCGTGAAGACTGGCTGGAAATCTGGCAGGATCACCACACGCTTGTCGCGATCGAGACCCAGGCCAATTTCGAATATGTGCAGAACGTGGTGGTTCGCGCGATCACCCTCGGTGCGCCGCCCTATGTCGCGATTGTCGAGGAATGCTTCGAACAGGCCGCGCTGACCGATCCCTTTGCGTTTTTCGACGCGGCCGGCGACCCGCAGCGGTTCAAGGCCAACCTCGATCGGATGATGGCAAGCTGCGACCGCTTCATCGACCGTGGCACGATCGATGTTATCCCCACAGGGCAATACAGTTTCTGA
- a CDS encoding FAD-binding protein, producing MAAQWDKEVDVLVVGSGAGGMLSALVAAKNHAEVLIVEKESLWGGTSATSGAGIWIPASDQAAAAGFHDSVEDAFTYVRALSAPNVPDANIRAYVENAAGMLRWMGNNTPIEYHAFPYPDYHAENPGGSPTGYRTHMPLPIDGKKLGDDVRTLRFASPAASLFGYLNWHFDETYILLFRAKGWPWHLAKSLARYWFDWPFRFTSRKDRRLTLGNALAGGLRMALKDAGVPLWLKSPLVELVRENGRVAGAVIRRKGKLMRVAARKGVVLAAGGFDKNLDMRAANAPLYPEPLLSGGTSGNTGDAIRAGQALGADVMNMQSAWAAPVFYVPGEDRGRLCTIERALPGSLMVNQKGERYLNEAASYHVTGQVMARRQREHGDASPSWFIFDRTYRHNYPVGPLYPIVPDWAHSSAVRGILKKGRTIAELAQAIGCDPAALEATLARYNIHAAKGEDPDFQRGAATYDKMYGDPRVSPNPCLRPLEKGPFYAMPIYPGDIGTNGGLKTDARARVLDGKGQPIAGLYAIGNSAASAMGESYPGAGVTIGPALTFGYIAANDLTGANAS from the coding sequence ATGGCAGCGCAGTGGGACAAGGAAGTTGACGTTCTCGTGGTCGGCTCGGGCGCGGGCGGGATGCTATCCGCGTTGGTAGCGGCGAAGAATCATGCCGAGGTGCTGATCGTCGAGAAGGAAAGCCTGTGGGGCGGCACCTCGGCGACCTCGGGTGCGGGGATCTGGATCCCGGCCAGCGACCAGGCCGCCGCGGCAGGTTTTCACGATAGCGTCGAGGACGCTTTCACCTATGTCCGCGCGCTTTCCGCGCCCAACGTGCCGGACGCAAACATCCGCGCCTATGTGGAGAACGCGGCCGGAATGCTGCGTTGGATGGGGAACAACACCCCGATCGAATACCACGCCTTCCCCTATCCCGACTACCACGCCGAGAACCCCGGCGGATCGCCCACCGGCTATCGCACGCATATGCCTCTGCCCATTGATGGGAAGAAGCTGGGCGATGATGTGCGCACCCTGCGCTTCGCCTCGCCTGCGGCCTCGCTGTTCGGATACCTGAACTGGCATTTCGACGAGACCTACATCCTGCTGTTCCGGGCCAAGGGCTGGCCGTGGCATCTCGCCAAGAGCCTCGCGCGCTACTGGTTCGACTGGCCGTTCCGCTTCACTTCGCGCAAGGACCGGCGGCTTACGCTGGGCAATGCGCTGGCGGGTGGCCTGCGCATGGCGCTCAAGGATGCGGGTGTGCCGCTATGGCTGAAGAGCCCGCTGGTGGAATTGGTGCGCGAGAACGGGAGGGTTGCCGGCGCGGTGATCCGACGCAAGGGCAAGCTTATGCGGGTGGCGGCGCGCAAGGGCGTTGTGCTAGCCGCGGGCGGCTTCGACAAGAACCTCGATATGCGCGCCGCCAACGCCCCGCTCTACCCTGAGCCGCTGCTGTCCGGCGGCACCAGCGGCAACACTGGCGATGCGATCCGCGCCGGGCAGGCGCTGGGCGCGGACGTGATGAATATGCAGTCGGCCTGGGCCGCGCCGGTGTTCTACGTGCCCGGCGAGGATCGTGGGCGGCTGTGCACCATCGAGCGCGCGTTGCCGGGCTCGCTGATGGTCAACCAGAAGGGCGAGCGGTATCTCAACGAGGCGGCGTCCTACCACGTCACCGGTCAGGTCATGGCCCGCCGCCAGCGCGAGCATGGCGATGCCAGCCCCTCGTGGTTCATCTTCGATCGCACCTATCGCCACAATTATCCGGTCGGCCCGCTCTATCCGATCGTGCCGGACTGGGCGCACTCCTCGGCAGTGCGCGGTATCCTCAAGAAGGGCCGCACCATCGCCGAACTGGCGCAGGCCATCGGCTGCGATCCGGCGGCGCTGGAGGCGACGCTTGCGCGCTACAACATCCATGCGGCCAAGGGTGAGGACCCCGATTTCCAGCGCGGCGCGGCGACCTATGACAAGATGTACGGCGATCCGCGCGTCAGCCCCAATCCCTGCCTGCGCCCGCTCGAGAAAGGGCCCTTCTATGCCATGCCGATCTATCCCGGCGATATCGGCACCAACGGCGGGCTGAAAACCGACGCGCGGGCCCGGGTGCTGGACGGCAAGGGACAGCCGATCGCCGGTCTCTACGCCATCGGCAACAGCGCCGCCTCGGCGATGGGCGAAAGCTATCCCGGCGCGGGCGTGACCATCGGCCCGGCGCTGACCTTCGGCTATATCGCGGCAAATGACCTGACCGGAGCCAACGCGAGTTAG
- a CDS encoding VOC family protein, which produces MIAVHDLAEAKTKYSDLLGATFIDADWTGEPWGINVSIAWDAGIELCAPMPGREKNSAISQFLAHRGEGVMNVFFGVDDGEAAVERASALGYRSVNALDYTQDEIDQYLGGLFTRYQEFTLDSHKRCGFSITLARIDEKLTSAI; this is translated from the coding sequence ATGATCGCCGTGCACGATCTGGCGGAAGCGAAAACGAAATACAGCGACCTACTCGGTGCCACATTTATCGATGCCGACTGGACCGGTGAACCTTGGGGTATCAATGTCTCTATCGCTTGGGATGCGGGGATAGAATTGTGCGCGCCGATGCCCGGCCGGGAGAAGAATAGCGCGATATCACAGTTTCTGGCGCATCGCGGCGAGGGAGTCATGAACGTCTTCTTCGGCGTCGACGACGGCGAAGCAGCGGTCGAGCGCGCATCGGCTCTGGGCTATCGGAGCGTGAACGCACTCGACTACACGCAAGACGAGATTGACCAGTACCTGGGAGGCCTCTTCACAAGGTATCAGGAATTCACACTGGATTCGCATAAGCGTTGCGGATTTTCCATCACGCTTGCCCGGATCGATGAAAAGCTCACCTCAGCGATCTGA
- a CDS encoding SDR family NAD(P)-dependent oxidoreductase, producing the protein MQQDLADKVALVTGGSDGIGLATAALLARRGAQVVICGRRPEQLETARARIAGEGGKIEAVTLDVTDFPAFEALIADIAACHGRLDMLVNNAMSTHYAPISRLKLEHWRKDFAVNADAVFVGTKAAMAVMAAQGSGSIVNISSTTAIRAMANYSSYSASKAALIQFTAVAAMEGAPQGIRVNAIVPGQVNTAATLDFAAKAPQLASRTADAIPMRRGGEPEELAEAIVFMLSDAASYITGVALPVDGGKAAQLYIPS; encoded by the coding sequence ATGCAGCAGGATCTGGCGGACAAGGTCGCGCTGGTGACAGGGGGCAGCGACGGAATCGGGCTGGCCACCGCCGCGCTGCTGGCCCGGCGCGGGGCTCAGGTGGTCATCTGCGGCCGACGCCCCGAGCAGCTCGAAACCGCGCGAGCACGGATCGCGGGTGAAGGCGGCAAGATCGAGGCCGTTACACTCGACGTGACGGACTTTCCCGCTTTCGAGGCATTGATCGCCGACATCGCGGCATGTCACGGGCGGCTCGACATGCTGGTCAACAACGCCATGTCGACCCACTATGCGCCGATATCGCGGCTCAAGCTCGAGCATTGGCGCAAGGACTTCGCGGTCAACGCCGATGCCGTGTTCGTCGGCACCAAGGCAGCAATGGCGGTGATGGCGGCGCAAGGCTCGGGATCGATCGTCAACATCTCCTCGACCACTGCGATCAGGGCGATGGCGAATTACTCCAGCTATTCCGCTTCAAAGGCGGCGCTGATCCAGTTCACTGCGGTCGCGGCAATGGAGGGCGCGCCGCAGGGCATCCGGGTCAATGCGATCGTGCCGGGGCAGGTGAACACCGCCGCCACGCTCGATTTCGCCGCCAAGGCGCCCCAGCTTGCCTCCAGGACGGCGGATGCGATCCCGATGCGACGCGGCGGCGAGCCGGAGGAACTGGCCGAGGCGATCGTTTTCATGCTCTCCGATGCGGCTAGCTACATCACCGGGGTGGCGCTGCCGGTCGATGGCGGCAAGGCCGCGCAGCTCTACATTCCCTCCTGA
- a CDS encoding SDR family NAD(P)-dependent oxidoreductase has translation MASKVALVTGASRGAGRGIARGFGEMGYTVYVTGRTLAPGDAKGWDGTVLPGTVAETAAEVTAAGGAGIPVMCDHADDAQVAALFAQIAEEQGRLDVLVNNATFIHHQLIEKKPFWEKDLDAVRILDVGLRSAYVASWHAARMMVPQGSGVIAFGSSFGGSCYMHGPAYGAQKAGVDKFAHDMEHDLRGTGVIAVSIWMGPLVTERSLIAQKTNPEQYEGFIEAAENPEFTAHIIDAIAAAPNRDDLSGQTLIGAEIAKVLGVTDRGKDKPSYREMLGSPRPKNPAAVY, from the coding sequence ATGGCATCGAAGGTGGCGCTTGTCACCGGTGCGAGCCGTGGTGCAGGCCGCGGCATCGCGCGCGGCTTCGGGGAAATGGGCTATACGGTCTATGTAACGGGCCGCACCCTTGCGCCGGGCGATGCCAAGGGCTGGGACGGCACAGTGCTGCCCGGGACGGTCGCGGAGACCGCCGCCGAAGTCACCGCCGCAGGCGGCGCCGGGATCCCGGTGATGTGCGACCATGCCGACGATGCGCAGGTGGCCGCGCTGTTCGCGCAGATCGCCGAGGAGCAGGGCCGGCTCGATGTGCTGGTCAACAATGCGACTTTTATCCACCACCAGTTGATCGAGAAGAAGCCCTTCTGGGAGAAGGATCTCGATGCGGTAAGGATCCTCGATGTCGGTCTGCGTTCCGCCTATGTCGCCAGCTGGCACGCGGCGCGGATGATGGTGCCGCAGGGCTCGGGCGTGATCGCTTTCGGTTCGTCCTTCGGGGGGTCGTGCTATATGCACGGGCCGGCCTACGGGGCGCAAAAGGCGGGCGTCGATAAGTTCGCGCACGACATGGAGCATGATCTGCGCGGCACCGGTGTGATCGCGGTGTCGATCTGGATGGGGCCGCTGGTCACCGAGCGATCGCTGATCGCGCAGAAGACCAATCCCGAGCAGTACGAAGGCTTCATCGAGGCAGCCGAGAACCCCGAATTCACCGCGCACATCATCGACGCCATCGCCGCTGCGCCCAATCGTGACGACCTTTCGGGGCAGACTCTGATCGGTGCCGAAATCGCGAAGGTGCTGGGTGTCACCGACCGCGGCAAGGACAAGCCGAGCTACCGCGAAATGCTCGGCAGTCCGCGCCCAAAGAACCCGGCCGCCGTTTATTGA
- a CDS encoding SDR family NAD(P)-dependent oxidoreductase: MADLSGKVALVTGAGQGVGQGIALALAAAGAAVAVTGRTLAKLEQTCALIAKRGGKALAIEGNVKDSSDLAAMVERTAEELGGLDILVNNAQEAPNGALLEVSDEKFIAGFESGPLASFRLMKLVHPHMLARGGGVIVNLASSAGIRWDMSGYGAYGAVKQATRVLSRAAAAEWGRDGIRVLTIAPHAESPGLKWWVANNPDEAEAFFRTIPLGRIGRLEEDVGRAVAALCSDDFGYLTGATIPLDGGQANFD, from the coding sequence ATGGCTGATCTTTCCGGCAAGGTGGCACTGGTGACCGGAGCCGGACAGGGCGTCGGGCAAGGCATTGCACTCGCACTGGCGGCCGCAGGAGCAGCAGTGGCTGTGACCGGCCGGACGCTCGCCAAGCTTGAGCAGACCTGCGCGCTTATTGCCAAGCGCGGGGGCAAGGCACTCGCAATCGAAGGCAATGTCAAGGACTCGAGCGATCTTGCCGCCATGGTCGAACGCACTGCGGAAGAGCTCGGCGGGCTCGATATTCTCGTTAACAATGCGCAGGAAGCGCCCAATGGCGCGTTGCTGGAGGTGAGTGACGAGAAATTCATCGCTGGCTTCGAATCCGGCCCGTTGGCCAGCTTCCGGCTGATGAAGCTCGTCCATCCCCACATGCTTGCGCGGGGAGGCGGGGTGATCGTCAATCTGGCTTCGTCGGCGGGCATCCGCTGGGACATGAGCGGCTACGGCGCCTACGGCGCCGTCAAGCAAGCCACTCGCGTGCTCAGCCGCGCCGCGGCAGCAGAATGGGGGCGCGATGGCATCCGCGTGCTGACCATTGCGCCGCACGCCGAGAGTCCGGGCCTCAAATGGTGGGTGGCGAACAACCCCGACGAAGCCGAAGCCTTTTTCCGGACGATCCCGCTGGGTCGCATCGGGCGCCTGGAGGAGGATGTCGGCAGGGCAGTTGCTGCCTTGTGTTCGGATGATTTCGGCTACCTAACCGGGGCGACTATCCCGCTCGACGGCGGCCAGGCCAACTTCGACTGA
- a CDS encoding amidohydrolase family protein has translation MGFPKDIGIIDCMLGIPEAEDRSDWFTAFRPLIKDAETLQQFSMPAQYMFKDVPQTGHADDYVTWTVEQMDKHGIAQALIGWNENATSRRAKEMYGDRFFFDLPCDPNKGMEEVRRIKRIHAEVGLSAISVFPAGTLPQVAINHKYMFPLYACAVELDIPICLNVGIPGPRIPMETQKVEHLDEVCWFFPDLKIVMRHGAEPWQDLAVKLMLKWPNLYYSTSAFAPKHYPKAIIDYANTRGADKIIYAGYFPMGLSLERIMSDMENVPLKDEVWPKFLRDNARRVFKL, from the coding sequence ATGGGTTTCCCCAAGGACATCGGCATCATCGACTGCATGCTCGGCATTCCCGAGGCCGAGGACCGCTCCGACTGGTTCACCGCCTTCCGGCCGCTGATCAAGGACGCCGAGACGCTCCAGCAGTTTTCCATGCCCGCGCAATACATGTTCAAGGACGTACCCCAGACCGGCCATGCCGACGACTACGTCACATGGACGGTCGAGCAGATGGACAAGCACGGCATCGCCCAGGCGCTGATCGGCTGGAACGAGAACGCCACCTCGCGCCGCGCCAAGGAAATGTATGGCGACCGGTTCTTCTTCGATCTGCCCTGCGATCCCAACAAGGGGATGGAGGAAGTGCGCCGCATCAAGCGCATCCATGCCGAAGTGGGCCTGTCGGCGATCAGCGTGTTCCCCGCCGGCACGCTGCCGCAGGTGGCGATCAATCACAAATACATGTTCCCGCTCTACGCCTGCGCGGTCGAACTCGACATCCCGATCTGCCTCAATGTCGGCATTCCGGGCCCGCGCATCCCGATGGAAACGCAGAAGGTCGAGCATCTCGACGAGGTGTGCTGGTTTTTCCCCGACCTGAAAATCGTGATGCGCCACGGAGCCGAGCCGTGGCAGGATCTCGCGGTCAAGCTGATGCTGAAGTGGCCGAACCTCTACTATTCGACCAGCGCCTTCGCCCCCAAGCACTACCCCAAGGCGATCATCGACTACGCCAACACGCGCGGCGCGGACAAGATCATCTACGCCGGATACTTCCCGATGGGCCTCAGCCTCGAGCGGATCATGTCCGACATGGAGAACGTGCCGCTCAAGGACGAGGTGTGGCCCAAGTTCCTGCGCGACAATGCACGCCGGGTTTTCAAGCTCTGA
- a CDS encoding AMP-binding protein, which produces MAARFHLADLFETVAGTVPDRMALISDSARLTFADLNDRCDRLAAGLAAHGITRGDTVGLYLQNGPAYIETFIAACKLGAVPFNVNYRYRAEELRYLFANADSAAIIHDAEFAPLMREVRGDVPTLKVSVAVADGSQADIAGSVAYADLLAHDPGGPWERSEDDILLSYTGGTTGMPKGVMWPHRAFIFACAGGAGFFNPHGPIAVPQDIASRATDSYPLSLFPLAPLMHMAAMWAVWSALLNGLTIILDEGRVFDPERVLDTAEREGASMLQFVGDAMAGPLRDALRAHPGRWDLSKVVNLGSGGAVFSQHLKDDLKALLPGASITDGMGSTETGVSGQAQTSGEGMMRLVASDQQQVVTDGRIAEVGETGFVARGGNTPVGYYNDPVKTAETFVTIDGRLWAVSGDAGRRDADGMITVFGRGSTCINSGGEKIFPEEVEEVLRAHPEIADAVVAGQPDPRWGERVVAILAARDPATLPSYDAIKTFAAERLAGYKVPKALVWVDEVRRSPAGKQDYRWAKELAASAS; this is translated from the coding sequence ATGGCCGCGCGGTTCCACCTTGCCGACCTGTTCGAGACGGTCGCTGGCACGGTGCCGGACCGGATGGCCCTTATCTCCGATTCTGCGCGGCTGACCTTTGCCGATTTGAATGACCGCTGCGACCGCCTCGCTGCGGGGCTCGCGGCGCATGGCATCACGCGTGGCGACACGGTTGGCCTCTATCTCCAGAACGGCCCCGCCTATATCGAGACCTTCATCGCTGCCTGCAAACTTGGCGCGGTACCCTTCAACGTCAATTACCGCTACCGCGCTGAGGAACTGCGCTATCTCTTCGCCAATGCCGATTCTGCGGCGATCATCCATGATGCGGAGTTTGCGCCGCTGATGCGCGAGGTGCGCGGCGACGTGCCGACGCTGAAGGTCTCGGTCGCAGTCGCGGATGGTTCACAGGCGGATATTGCGGGCTCAGTCGCCTACGCCGATCTGCTGGCGCATGACCCCGGCGGGCCGTGGGAACGCAGCGAGGATGATATCCTGCTTTCCTACACCGGCGGCACGACCGGGATGCCCAAGGGCGTGATGTGGCCGCATCGCGCCTTCATTTTCGCCTGCGCGGGCGGGGCTGGCTTCTTCAACCCGCACGGGCCGATCGCGGTGCCTCAGGACATTGCCTCACGCGCGACTGACAGCTACCCGCTCTCGCTGTTCCCGCTTGCGCCACTGATGCACATGGCGGCGATGTGGGCTGTATGGAGCGCGCTGCTTAACGGCCTCACAATTATCCTCGACGAAGGCCGCGTGTTCGATCCCGAGCGCGTGCTCGATACGGCCGAGCGCGAGGGCGCGAGCATGCTGCAATTCGTCGGCGATGCCATGGCTGGCCCACTGCGCGATGCCCTCCGCGCGCATCCGGGGCGCTGGGACCTGTCCAAGGTAGTGAATCTCGGTTCGGGCGGTGCGGTGTTTTCGCAGCATCTCAAGGACGATCTCAAGGCGCTGTTGCCCGGTGCGTCGATCACCGACGGCATGGGTTCGACCGAAACTGGCGTGTCCGGTCAGGCCCAGACTTCGGGCGAGGGCATGATGCGGCTGGTCGCCAGCGATCAGCAGCAGGTGGTAACCGACGGACGGATCGCCGAGGTGGGCGAGACCGGCTTCGTCGCCCGCGGCGGCAATACGCCGGTCGGCTATTACAATGATCCGGTGAAGACCGCCGAGACCTTCGTCACTATCGACGGCCGGCTGTGGGCGGTATCGGGCGATGCCGGTCGGCGTGATGCCGACGGGATGATCACGGTCTTCGGACGCGGTTCGACCTGCATCAATTCGGGCGGCGAGAAGATCTTCCCCGAGGAAGTCGAGGAAGTGCTGCGCGCCCATCCGGAGATTGCCGACGCGGTCGTGGCCGGACAGCCGGATCCGCGGTGGGGCGAACGGGTGGTGGCAATCCTTGCCGCGCGTGATCCGGCGACGCTCCCCTCCTATGACGCCATCAAGACCTTCGCCGCCGAGCGGCTGGCGGGCTACAAGGTGCCCAAGGCGCTGGTGTGGGTCGATGAGGTGCGCCGCTCGCCCGCCGGCAAGCAGGACTACCGCTGGGCCAAGGAACTGGCAGCCAGCGCGTCATGA